The segment CGCTGAGGCCGCCCAGACCCAAAGCGGCCAAGCCGGCGCCGGCAATACCACTGCCAGCACCACTACCAGAGCTACCGCCGCCAACCAGTCCACCCAAAGCGCCTAGGCCTGATGAGCCGCTGTCGCTAGGCGCGCTGCCTGCGCTGTTTGAGCCAGCACCCAGTCTGGAGGCGCCTTCTTTCAATGCATCACCCCAGCCAGAAGCTTGGGCTGAAAAAGTGGCGCCAGCCAGTGCGGCGGTGATCAAAGCGCTAGCGATTGTTGACTTCATGATGAATTTCCTTTCATGGATGAATGAGAGCCACGATGGACGCCAAGGTAACATGCTCTGCGCCCGGCAGGGCGGCGCAAATGTGGAAGTTTGCAACGCGCACAATGAGGCTGCAGCAGGAGCCTCAAGCCAATGCAGAGTCAGACTTTTGCTACGAAGTTATTGAGCGCTCTTTGCCGGTGTGGGTGATGTAAGTGGAGCCGGTGATACTGGTGCGGCTGTTGCGCCGGGAACTGCTGCTGGAGTTTTGGGCTCAGGCGGTTGAATGACAGTGCGCACATTACGCTGGCCTTGTGGCGGCTTGGGAAAGCCCGTTAACGCTGCATCAAACAAAATGCCGAACATAGCGGCATCGTCCGTCCACACATCTTGGCGCTGGGCCGAGGTTTCATAAACGATTTGCTGAGTTTTGATGTCGCGCATGACGATGCTCACGGCGCGGTAGTACTCCAGCGGCGGGCTATTCATCATCATGTTGCCGCCAAAGCCAAAACCCATACCGCGGCCAAAACCCATTCCCATACCCATGCCCCAGCGCGGTCCCCAGTAGGGGTCGTAATAAGGCCAACTGGCGTAGTCGCGCCCATGGCGGGCCGTGGCGCTGATTTGCACTACCAAGTTGGCGCGCGAGTCATCGCGCATCAAGCCGACGTGCGCCAGTGCATGCTGGGCCTGCGCCTCGATGGCGGGGAAGTTCATTTGCCCCTGCTGAGACGGCAGGGTCTCTAGCCGATAAGTGGCGGGAGTAGGGACAGCATTCAGCGACGAGAAGCTTCGCACCGAACTATTGACTTCACGCACGGTGGTGCAGCCGGTCAGCAGGGCGCTTGCCGCTAGGGCAGCGATGCCAATCCAGCGGTATGAAGTGTTGCGCAGGTTCATGGTGATACCTCTCTGATACGACAAAGGCCCATGCAATTGATTGCCACGGGCCTTTGATTGGACTGATGCGTCCCGGTTTAGTTCAAAAATCCAATTAGGACAGTTGTACCACTTGTAAGCCGCCGGGCAGGGTGGCCATGGTGGGCAGCTCTTCATGGTCAAACGCCATGTCACCGTTCGGGTCGGCAATGCCAGTGGCCTTGGCACCCTTGAAGTCGTGCAGCTGGGGGTCCATCATGTGCGTAGTCACGATGTTGCCCATGGCGCGGAACATGCTCTCGATGCGGCCGGGGAACTTCTTTTCCCACTCGCGCAGCATCTCGCCGATGACCACGCGCTGCAGGCCGTCCTGGCTGCCGCAGAGGTTGCAAGGGATGATGGGGAAGTTTTGGTACTGCGCCCAGCGTGCGGTGTCTTTCTCGGGCACATAGGCCAGAGGGCGAATCACCACATGCTTGCCGTTATCAGACACCAGCTTGGGCGGCATGCCCTTCATTCGGCCGCCGTAGAACATGTTGAGCATCATGGTCTGCACGATGTCATCGCGGTGGTGGCCCAGTGCCACTTTGGTGCAGCCCAGCTCGTCAGCCACCTTGTACAAAATGGCGCGGCGCAGGCGCGAGCACAGACCGCAGGTGGTCTTGCCCTCGGGCACCACGCGCTTGACGACGCTGTACGTGTCTTGCGTTTCGATGTGGTAGTCCACGCCCAGGCTCTTGAAGTACTCGGGCAGGATGTGGTCGGGGAAGCCGGGCTGCTTCTGGTCCAGGTTCACGGCGACCAGATCGAACTTCACGGGCGCACGCTTTTGCAGCTTGCGCAGAATGTCGAGCATGGTGTAGCTGTCCTTGCCGCCGGACATGCAGACCATGATCTTGTCGCCTTCTTCAATCATGTTGAAGTCAACAATGGCTTTGCCTACTTCACGGCACAGACGCTTTTCCAGCTTGATCTGCTCGCGCTCGATTTTGATTTTGCCGGGCTTGCCAGCTTCTTCGCCAGCATTTTGCGCGGCGGCTGCGTCAGCGGCTTCGGCCTCTTCGGCAATCCAGGGGTTGTCGTTTACTGCATTCATGGGGTTCACCATTGTCCGGTTTCGATGCGAATGGCTACTTCGCAGTCGTCAAAAATTTCTAGCTTCGCAATTTTCACACGTACGCCGCGCACGCCGGGCAGCTGCAGCAGGCGATGGGCCAGCTTGCCGATCAGGCTTTCGAGCAAGTTCACATGCTCAGCAGTGCACTCGTCGATGATGATTTGGCGCACCTTGCGGTAGTCCAGCACGTGAAGAATATCGTCATCACTGGGTGCTAGAGGCTGGGGGCCGAGGTTGAGTTCGGCATCAACCTGAATAGGCTGAGGCGTTTTTTTCTCATGCGCAAGAATGCCGAGGCTGGCGTCAAAGCGCAGCCCGGTGAGCGTGAGAATCTGTTGTCCGGAAGAGGAAGTCATGGAAAAGGGGGAGGAGTGCGGCCGGCTGGCCTCACATCATCGAAAAATCGCGCTCAAAGCGCTGTAAATGCTGGCCGCCATCGACCAGCAAGGTTGTGCCCGTCATCGAGCGGTTTTCCAGTGCAAAGCACACGGCAGCGGCAATGTCCTCGGGCGAGGACGAACGGCCCAGCGGGCTCATGGAATGCAGGGCTTCGAATTTTTCCTGGCTCAGCATATGGCTGGTCAGGGTCAAGCCGGGCGCCACGCCTACCACGCGGACCTGCGGCGCAAGCGCCAAAGCTAGCATGGTGTTGGCCGCTTCCAGAGCCGCTTTGGACAGCGTGTAGCTCATAAAGTCGGGGTTCTGGTTCCAGAGCTTTTGGTCCAGCACATTCACCACGGCGCCACTTGCCTCAGCATCTCCGGCTGCAATGCGCTGCAGCACATGGGCGTGCAGCGCTTGCGACAGCAAGATAGGTGCAGCGGTGTTGCTGCGCATATGCGCTTCTAGCGCCACATAGCTGAAGCTTTGGGCATCGTCATGCTCAAACAGCGAGGCGTTATTGACCACCGCATCAAGGCGGCCAAAACGCTCCACCACACGCGGCACCAGCGAGCGCACAGATTCCTCGTCAAAGAAATCGGCATCAAAAGCGGCGCTATCGCCCGAAATATCGGCACAAGCTGCTACGGTTTGCAGAGCTTGCTCTTGAGAATCACGGTAATGCACAGCCACTTGCCAGCCCGCGCGGGCCAAGGCCAGGGCCATGTCACGACCTAGGCGACGGGCAGAACCAGTCACCAATACTGTGCGTGTTCGGGCGGATGTGGACATTCGTGGAAAATGCGGGTTGTGACGACAGAATCCACCAGTTTAACTAGCGCCTTGCAATCTCGCATTGCCAAGGAAATTGCCGCCGTGGGCGGTTGGCTGCCTTTTGACCGATTCATGGAGCTTGCGCTCTATGCGCCGGGCTTGGGCTATTACGCCAATGAGACGGCGAAATTCGGGGCCATGCCAGAGTCGGGAAGCGACTTTGTGACGGCGCCTGAAATTTCGCCTATTTTTGGCCAGTTAGTGGCGTCCCAATTACGGCAGGCGCTACAAAAAACGAATACCAACGAGATTTGGGAGTTTGGTGCTGGCACCGGCGCGCTGGCTCTGCAAATTCTCGATGAACTGGCCTTGCAGGGCGAGTTGCCTGAGCGCTACACCATCGTTGATCTCTCCGGCACGCTGCGCGCACGCCAGAAACTGGCGCTGACAAAGTACGAGCATTTGGTGCGCTGGGTGGACAGGCTGCCGGATGCCATGGAAGGCGTGATCATTGGCAACGAGGTGCTGGACGCCATGCCTGTGCAGCTGCTTCAGCGCACTCAAGGCCAGTGGCACGAGCGCGGCGTGGTAGTGAATGGTGAGGGATTTGCTTGGGAAGACCGCCCCACGGA is part of the Comamonas sp. Y33R10-2 genome and harbors:
- a CDS encoding DUF4136 domain-containing protein, which codes for MNLRNTSYRWIGIAALAASALLTGCTTVREVNSSVRSFSSLNAVPTPATYRLETLPSQQGQMNFPAIEAQAQHALAHVGLMRDDSRANLVVQISATARHGRDYASWPYYDPYWGPRWGMGMGMGFGRGMGFGFGGNMMMNSPPLEYYRAVSIVMRDIKTQQIVYETSAQRQDVWTDDAAMFGILFDAALTGFPKPPQGQRNVRTVIQPPEPKTPAAVPGATAAPVSPAPLTSPTPAKSAQ
- the ttcA gene encoding tRNA 2-thiocytidine(32) synthetase TtcA; this encodes MNAVNDNPWIAEEAEAADAAAAQNAGEEAGKPGKIKIEREQIKLEKRLCREVGKAIVDFNMIEEGDKIMVCMSGGKDSYTMLDILRKLQKRAPVKFDLVAVNLDQKQPGFPDHILPEYFKSLGVDYHIETQDTYSVVKRVVPEGKTTCGLCSRLRRAILYKVADELGCTKVALGHHRDDIVQTMMLNMFYGGRMKGMPPKLVSDNGKHVVIRPLAYVPEKDTARWAQYQNFPIIPCNLCGSQDGLQRVVIGEMLREWEKKFPGRIESMFRAMGNIVTTHMMDPQLHDFKGAKATGIADPNGDMAFDHEELPTMATLPGGLQVVQLS
- a CDS encoding dihydroneopterin aldolase, with translation MTSSSGQQILTLTGLRFDASLGILAHEKKTPQPIQVDAELNLGPQPLAPSDDDILHVLDYRKVRQIIIDECTAEHVNLLESLIGKLAHRLLQLPGVRGVRVKIAKLEIFDDCEVAIRIETGQW
- a CDS encoding SDR family oxidoreductase, producing MSTSARTRTVLVTGSARRLGRDMALALARAGWQVAVHYRDSQEQALQTVAACADISGDSAAFDADFFDEESVRSLVPRVVERFGRLDAVVNNASLFEHDDAQSFSYVALEAHMRSNTAAPILLSQALHAHVLQRIAAGDAEASGAVVNVLDQKLWNQNPDFMSYTLSKAALEAANTMLALALAPQVRVVGVAPGLTLTSHMLSQEKFEALHSMSPLGRSSSPEDIAAAVCFALENRSMTGTTLLVDGGQHLQRFERDFSMM
- a CDS encoding class I SAM-dependent methyltransferase, with translation MRVVTTESTSLTSALQSRIAKEIAAVGGWLPFDRFMELALYAPGLGYYANETAKFGAMPESGSDFVTAPEISPIFGQLVASQLRQALQKTNTNEIWEFGAGTGALALQILDELALQGELPERYTIVDLSGTLRARQKLALTKYEHLVRWVDRLPDAMEGVIIGNEVLDAMPVQLLQRTQGQWHERGVVVNGEGFAWEDRPTELRPPFDIGGPHDYLTEIHPQGEAFIRTLGERLTRGAAFFIDYGFGESEYYHEQRHMGTVVCHYQHQVDSDPLALVGLKDITAHVNFTGTAVAAQDAGFEVLGYTNQAYFLINCGLGPKMDAVGLKARSMASKLVMEHEMGELFKVIGLCKGVEPWLPQGFVQGDRTHRL